The following coding sequences lie in one Spinacia oleracea cultivar Varoflay chromosome 1, BTI_SOV_V1, whole genome shotgun sequence genomic window:
- the LOC110776390 gene encoding uncharacterized protein, which yields MAASWAVKYICRAKQACIQFTGSSSWLTSAKYCIKDNYKLMRGSRDKIRWNMFVWNRFSMPKKRIICWIALQDRLKTKARLFPLGIGADNLCGLCGSHPVTGAHLFFECNCSIDCCTAIMHWLGFRTYRSSLISLFQSVRRYFTSGFKRKVTYAVITGVVYSIWKARNSSIWEGSVPTVKHTV from the coding sequence ATGGCAGCTAGTTGGGCTGTCAAATACATCTGCAGAGCTAAACAAGCTTGTATTCAGTTCACTGGTTCTTCTTCTTGGCTCACTTCTGCAAAATACTGCATTAAAGACAACTACAAGTTGATGAGAGGTTCCCGAGACAAGATTAGATGGAACATGTTTGTCTGGAACAGGTTTTCTATGCCAAAGAAAAGAATCATATGCTGGATAGCTTTACAAGACAGATTGAAAACCAAAGCAAGGTTGTTCCCCTTAGGCATTGGTGCTGATAACCTGTGTGGCCTTTGTGGCTCACATCCAGTGACTGGAGCTCATTTATTTTTTGAGTGCAATTGTAGTATTGATTGTTGCACTGCCATTATGCACTGGCTAGGTTTTAGAACCTACAGGTCATCCCTTATCTCCCTCTTCCAGTCGGTTAGAAGATATTTCACTTCTGGGTTCAAAAGAAAAGTCACTTATGCAGTGATTACTGGGGTGGTTTACTCCATCTGGAAAGCTAGGAACTCTTCTATTTGGGAAGGGTCTGTCCCTACTGTCAAACACACTGTTTAG